In the Leptospira limi genome, one interval contains:
- the pgsA gene encoding CDP-diacylglycerol--glycerol-3-phosphate 3-phosphatidyltransferase: MEDWKTIANIPNLLTVLRVLALPFFIFALFQKEWEYQIFAFVIFALASLTDLVDGYLARKWNQQTEFGKFLDPLADKFLVIGCFVTFLFIHEPIEVWMVVLIVGRDMLITFLRYIAVRSGNSLRTTMMGKVKTAFQMGAILIILVVFMLISGKRRAMINETYAMGKLAGYSTFEVASQHANEFYMMVKTSDNISWKDIFDSIASFVPYFGMLFTTLITVISGLRYIITNYQLLTFSNLKRIFYDRSHK; the protein is encoded by the coding sequence GTGGAAGATTGGAAAACCATTGCCAATATCCCAAATTTACTAACCGTACTCCGTGTACTGGCCTTGCCGTTTTTTATCTTTGCCTTATTCCAAAAGGAATGGGAATACCAAATTTTTGCCTTTGTCATTTTTGCTTTGGCTTCTCTAACTGATTTAGTGGACGGGTATCTTGCTAGAAAATGGAACCAACAAACCGAATTTGGAAAATTCCTAGATCCACTTGCTGATAAATTTTTAGTCATTGGCTGTTTTGTAACTTTTTTATTCATCCACGAACCCATTGAAGTTTGGATGGTAGTGCTCATTGTTGGTAGGGATATGCTTATCACCTTCCTTCGTTACATTGCGGTTCGTTCTGGAAATAGCCTTCGTACCACCATGATGGGAAAGGTAAAAACGGCATTCCAAATGGGTGCTATCCTCATCATCCTTGTGGTATTTATGCTCATCTCTGGAAAACGCCGAGCGATGATCAATGAAACCTATGCAATGGGAAAACTCGCTGGGTATTCTACATTTGAAGTGGCATCCCAACATGCTAATGAGTTTTATATGATGGTAAAAACCTCTGATAATATCAGTTGGAAAGATATATTTGATTCCATTGCTTCCTTTGTTCCTTATTTTGGAATGTTATTCACCACGTTGATTACTGTGATTTCAGGACTCCGGTATATCATTACCAATTATCAATTGTTAACCTTTTCTAATCTCAAAAGGATATTTTATGACCGCTCTCACAAGTAA
- the trpD gene encoding anthranilate phosphoribosyltransferase codes for MTALTSKEILSQVVSGHHLVDTHAEYFLNEVMDGKVTEPVLASFLTAMKMKGETTDELYGFVRAMRNHAIKPKTSFGFDFLDTCGTGGDGKGTLNVSTLSALTLASLGHKVAKHGNRSVSSLSGSSDILSKLGYPLEQTHETCEAEFVRTGFVFLFAPSWHPAMKYAGPVRTALGFRTFFNLIGPLSNPFFPTHQIVGVYDRSLCLPMVEILAKLGAKGALVCHSRDGLDEFSIFEATDFAYFDGKTTKELSFDPKELRLEASELDRNTVFSSSKEGAESLFRAVLDPQQPTGGTAMVALNAGVSLFLLGEVKDIPTGYQIAKDALLSKKVLRFTRETLNLT; via the coding sequence ATGACCGCTCTCACAAGTAAGGAAATCCTCAGCCAAGTGGTGTCTGGGCACCATTTGGTGGATACCCATGCCGAGTACTTTTTAAATGAAGTGATGGATGGCAAAGTGACAGAACCAGTCCTTGCTTCCTTTCTCACTGCCATGAAAATGAAAGGGGAAACAACGGACGAATTGTACGGATTTGTTCGTGCCATGCGAAATCATGCGATCAAACCTAAAACCAGTTTTGGCTTTGATTTTTTAGACACTTGTGGGACGGGAGGGGATGGAAAAGGAACACTGAATGTTTCCACTCTTTCTGCTCTCACTCTAGCAAGCCTTGGCCACAAAGTGGCAAAACATGGGAATCGTTCCGTTTCTTCCCTTTCCGGAAGTTCCGATATCCTTTCCAAACTTGGGTATCCCTTAGAACAAACCCACGAAACCTGTGAAGCAGAGTTTGTGCGCACAGGGTTTGTATTTTTGTTTGCACCTTCCTGGCACCCGGCTATGAAATATGCAGGTCCCGTAAGGACCGCACTGGGTTTTCGCACATTTTTCAATTTGATTGGGCCACTTTCCAATCCCTTTTTTCCCACACACCAGATTGTCGGAGTGTATGACCGTTCTTTGTGTTTGCCAATGGTGGAAATTTTGGCAAAATTAGGGGCAAAAGGAGCCCTCGTTTGCCATTCTAGGGATGGGCTCGATGAGTTTTCCATTTTTGAAGCCACTGACTTCGCTTATTTTGATGGAAAGACGACAAAAGAACTCAGTTTTGATCCGAAGGAACTCCGTTTGGAGGCCAGTGAATTGGATCGGAATACAGTGTTCTCTTCTTCCAAAGAAGGGGCAGAGTCACTGTTTCGTGCTGTTCTAGACCCACAACAGCCAACAGGTGGAACGGCAATGGTGGCACTAAACGCAGGAGTCTCTTTATTTTTACTCGGTGAAGTGAAAGACATTCCTACTGGTTACCAAATTGCCAAAGATGCATTATTATCGAAAAAAGTTCTCCGATTCACTCGTGAAACATTGAATTTAACATAA
- the yajC gene encoding preprotein translocase subunit YajC — translation MLNLDFFTSQILILAQEEGAKSSLQSLIIIPIMLVAMYFLVILPNKKEEKKRKEMITNLQKGDTVVTSSGLHGKIVEFKDNNETVVLNVAANTNVTFETSSILKKKV, via the coding sequence ATGCTCAATTTAGATTTTTTCACATCCCAAATCCTAATCCTTGCCCAAGAAGAAGGAGCTAAGTCTTCTCTTCAGTCCCTCATCATCATTCCGATTATGCTCGTCGCAATGTACTTTCTTGTGATCCTGCCTAACAAAAAGGAAGAGAAAAAAAGAAAAGAAATGATCACGAACCTTCAAAAAGGGGATACTGTTGTGACTAGTAGTGGACTTCACGGTAAAATCGTAGAGTTCAAAGACAATAATGAAACAGTTGTTTTGAATGTAGCAGCGAATACAAATGTAACATTTGAGACTAGCTCCATCCTCAAGAAAAAAGTATAA
- a CDS encoding SRP-less Sec system protein — MKSFFSLLLFLVFTTSLLSQEGLDFLDKVNDKPKTTTKPKEDSVQTTTKKQTTVVTQTGTTTGKKKKSKKKSKQNQLATESIPQNNNLVANQNGNPVVVEKTLNPVEKQPLVTEEEEVVTNANWIDTQVSVEPSGLPGFASDLKITNNEVTNVASESIGNKDSGKSFFNFSDFFAKYKKAMMILGIIILFAFYRLRSARPGSSSRSYRR, encoded by the coding sequence ATGAAATCATTCTTCTCCTTACTACTGTTTCTAGTTTTTACAACATCCCTCTTATCACAAGAGGGTTTGGATTTTTTGGATAAGGTGAATGATAAACCTAAAACTACCACTAAACCCAAGGAAGATTCAGTCCAAACGACAACCAAAAAACAAACAACCGTTGTAACACAGACTGGAACCACAACAGGAAAGAAGAAAAAATCCAAAAAGAAATCAAAACAAAACCAACTGGCTACAGAGTCAATTCCACAAAACAATAATTTGGTGGCGAACCAGAATGGTAATCCAGTGGTTGTGGAAAAAACATTGAATCCAGTGGAAAAACAACCATTGGTGACCGAAGAGGAAGAAGTTGTAACCAATGCAAATTGGATAGATACACAAGTCTCTGTGGAACCATCAGGCCTGCCTGGTTTTGCCTCTGACTTAAAAATAACAAATAATGAAGTTACGAATGTTGCATCTGAATCAATTGGAAACAAAGATTCAGGAAAATCATTCTTTAACTTTTCCGATTTTTTTGCAAAATACAAAAAAGCAATGATGATCCTTGGAATCATCATTCTATTTGCTTTTTACAGACTTAGATCCGCACGTCCAGGCTCTAGTAGCCGTTCATATAGAAGATAA
- the secD gene encoding protein translocase subunit SecD has protein sequence MQSYRLLLLPFFILVVSFTILYPNFADRTLKVVVREDVYSLPEAEQKTLVSGLFDRWEKDYGKSSGWTIEPKGTLPPKENPFYTVKGRFITSAKINQISQENQGLVNESKNKLEPTWIENMIRGGKSLSIKLGLDLQGGMRVVLKGDFEDYTSKLRDLYAKEIAELNLTLNNQAAKPEEKEKAKNRLSEIESSFDLSPMRKIVELEKAKMIIDNRLTTQNLTEPQVRIQKEQDAIEVSLPGVSNSAAILEILQNTETVEYRLEEPNPFTFKSQIAENERRMMDLGQREKTDIYLFQELVKNKAGKKAQDEFLAELERKYNIPKDYKVYAMWARGNSAKSTLLPRSFVVLERKIALSGNDMTNAQPSYNSNSYGWMVSFTLTPNGAEKFFDLTSENRGRNLAIVWGDKVISNPVINDPIAGGRAEISGSFSEQEAIRLANVISEGALPIPLSVLEMRFIGPTLGIESIEVGVKAVAIGFFLVMVYMIFYYRLGGFIADLSLLVNIIILAALLTLMDFTLTLPGIAGIILTAGMAVDANVIIYERIREEIEEGRALSIAVTRGFENAFWTIMDANVTTLIAGILMIRLGNGPIKGFAITLCWGIVTTLFTSLFLSRLFMELSVNRMGIHHLNLRPFFFGKKEGNHA, from the coding sequence TTGCAATCGTATCGACTCTTACTTCTACCGTTTTTCATATTAGTGGTATCTTTTACCATTTTATACCCAAATTTTGCCGACCGTACTTTAAAAGTGGTTGTGAGAGAGGATGTGTATTCACTTCCTGAAGCTGAGCAAAAAACACTAGTTAGTGGACTTTTTGATCGTTGGGAAAAAGATTATGGAAAAAGTTCTGGTTGGACCATCGAACCAAAAGGAACACTCCCACCGAAAGAAAATCCTTTTTATACGGTAAAGGGACGTTTTATCACTTCTGCTAAAATTAACCAAATATCCCAAGAGAACCAAGGTCTTGTGAATGAATCCAAAAACAAATTGGAACCGACATGGATTGAAAATATGATCCGTGGCGGAAAATCTTTGTCCATCAAACTTGGTCTCGACTTACAAGGCGGAATGAGAGTTGTTCTAAAAGGGGATTTTGAGGATTACACTTCAAAATTACGTGATTTGTATGCAAAAGAAATTGCTGAATTAAATCTTACATTGAATAACCAAGCGGCAAAACCGGAAGAGAAAGAAAAAGCAAAAAATCGATTATCTGAAATTGAATCTAGTTTTGATTTATCTCCGATGCGTAAGATCGTTGAGTTAGAAAAAGCAAAGATGATCATTGATAATCGTCTCACTACACAAAACTTAACAGAACCACAAGTTAGGATCCAAAAAGAACAAGATGCGATCGAAGTTTCCCTTCCTGGAGTTTCTAACTCTGCTGCGATTTTAGAAATTTTACAAAACACTGAAACTGTTGAATACCGCTTAGAAGAACCTAATCCATTTACATTCAAATCTCAAATTGCTGAAAACGAGAGACGAATGATGGATCTTGGACAAAGAGAAAAAACTGATATTTATTTATTCCAAGAACTTGTAAAAAACAAAGCAGGGAAAAAAGCCCAAGATGAGTTTTTGGCAGAATTAGAACGAAAATACAATATCCCAAAAGACTACAAAGTATATGCGATGTGGGCTCGTGGGAATTCTGCTAAGTCAACGTTACTCCCTAGAAGTTTTGTCGTATTGGAACGTAAAATTGCCCTCTCTGGCAATGATATGACCAATGCACAACCTTCTTATAATTCCAATTCCTATGGATGGATGGTGAGTTTTACTTTAACACCGAATGGAGCTGAGAAATTTTTTGACCTCACTTCTGAAAACCGAGGCCGTAACCTAGCAATTGTTTGGGGTGATAAAGTGATCTCCAATCCTGTGATCAATGATCCAATTGCTGGTGGTCGTGCTGAAATTTCTGGAAGTTTTTCAGAACAAGAAGCCATTCGTTTGGCAAACGTGATTTCAGAAGGGGCTCTTCCAATTCCACTTTCCGTTTTGGAAATGCGTTTTATTGGACCAACCCTTGGGATTGAATCCATTGAAGTGGGTGTAAAGGCTGTTGCGATTGGATTTTTCTTGGTAATGGTTTATATGATCTTCTATTACCGCTTAGGTGGATTTATTGCTGATCTTTCCTTACTTGTGAATATCATCATCCTTGCGGCTCTTTTGACTCTCATGGATTTTACACTGACCCTTCCTGGGATTGCAGGGATCATCTTAACGGCTGGTATGGCAGTCGATGCAAACGTAATCATCTATGAGAGGATACGTGAAGAAATTGAAGAGGGAAGGGCATTGTCCATTGCTGTTACGAGGGGTTTTGAAAATGCTTTCTGGACCATTATGGATGCAAACGTCACAACCTTAATTGCAGGGATTTTAATGATCCGTCTTGGAAATGGACCTATCAAAGGTTTTGCGATCACACTTTGTTGGGGTATCGTGACAACACTTTTCACATCCTTATTTTTATCTCGTTTGTTTATGGAACTTTCTGTGAACCGAATGGGAATCCATCATTTGAACTTAAGGCCTTTTTTCTTTGGAAAAAAAGAGGGTAACCATGCGTAA
- the secF gene encoding protein translocase subunit SecF, whose translation MRNINFTKYKYFTLSFSFLAIVFGFVVTFSKYGGFAHSLDFNGGLRTVVELPKDKTRTDIETYFQSKQIEAVVILLEKEKNIYQLDIGLGSLPTIEALYKEIPEDKRESSTSAIDRFVQLLRFEFNLPKEKVLSADQVGAVVGGELTEVGITLLLTTLAIILLYLSIRSQFKFALASAIALVHDILMTLALIGFLQIKPSVPIIAALLTLLGYSINDKIVVFDRIRENAHGKDNLALSNIINVSIAQTLGRTINTSFTTMISVVAIIVGGAAELYDFAFVLLFGVIVGTYSSIYIAAPISEIYDQLRKKKFA comes from the coding sequence ATGCGTAATATCAATTTCACGAAGTACAAATACTTCACTCTTAGTTTTTCTTTCTTAGCAATTGTATTTGGTTTTGTTGTGACCTTTTCGAAATACGGTGGGTTTGCACATTCCCTCGATTTTAATGGGGGACTTCGTACGGTTGTTGAACTTCCAAAAGACAAAACAAGAACTGATATCGAAACATATTTCCAATCCAAACAAATTGAAGCCGTTGTGATTTTACTGGAAAAGGAAAAGAATATTTACCAATTGGATATTGGTCTCGGATCCCTCCCTACCATCGAGGCACTTTACAAAGAAATCCCTGAGGACAAACGAGAATCTTCTACGTCAGCGATTGACAGGTTTGTTCAACTTTTACGATTTGAGTTTAACCTTCCAAAGGAAAAAGTCCTGTCTGCAGACCAAGTTGGTGCTGTAGTGGGTGGAGAGTTAACCGAAGTTGGTATCACTTTACTCTTAACTACACTAGCTATCATCCTATTGTATTTGAGCATTCGATCGCAGTTTAAATTTGCCCTTGCCTCGGCCATTGCACTTGTTCATGATATTTTGATGACACTTGCGCTCATTGGATTTTTACAAATCAAACCAAGTGTTCCCATCATTGCAGCACTCCTCACATTACTTGGTTACTCCATCAATGATAAAATTGTGGTGTTTGACAGGATTCGAGAAAATGCACATGGAAAAGATAATCTAGCTCTTTCCAATATCATCAATGTATCGATTGCACAAACTCTTGGTAGAACTATCAATACATCGTTTACAACAATGATCTCCGTTGTGGCTATCATTGTAGGTGGAGCAGCAGAATTGTATGACTTTGCCTTTGTATTACTATTTGGTGTAATTGTTGGAACCTATTCTTCTATTTACATTGCAGCTCCCATTTCCGAGATTTATGACCAACTCAGGAAGAAAAAGTTCGCTTAA
- a CDS encoding deaminase yields MDVGKKKELYSLHSLLGFLAMGKTGGNPPVSAVITNGKGDVLEKAHTKEFGGNHAERELFSLLAKKHSQSQTAPNPILSDSILSVSLEPCTHFGKTPPCRDLVLEYQPKELLLGWKDPNPLITSGDWTSYKQKGIQVRLDPVLANTSLPFLQGFLKRMKTGSPWVWIKVATSKEGNYTSSDYQKERVSGEDSDLYLQLLRGKFDAVAVGPNTLKVDEPSLNFRITDSMVEKAGILKRVTDLIPFFDAASHLFSALSQWGKESVATHQLEEEKYQPYRVFVLDSKTLPSESFWKKQEELTERYGKKLCLFFLLNNENGVGVRNGLPDPIKSKIETLSLHPVFSLGKTDGNSFLQTLGKIGINTVLCEAGSFFPNFLEEELAEEDCILEIRNLEKSIPYGIPFLYYNEPIHSEFSIGSNSIFIRKPKRRI; encoded by the coding sequence ATGGATGTAGGGAAAAAGAAGGAACTTTATTCTCTACATTCCTTACTCGGGTTTCTTGCCATGGGCAAAACGGGCGGAAACCCTCCTGTATCAGCAGTAATTACCAATGGAAAGGGGGATGTGTTAGAAAAAGCACACACTAAAGAATTTGGCGGGAACCACGCGGAACGGGAACTTTTCTCCTTACTTGCAAAAAAACATTCCCAATCCCAAACTGCACCAAACCCAATCCTTTCTGATTCCATACTATCCGTTAGCCTTGAGCCTTGTACTCATTTTGGCAAAACACCACCTTGTCGAGATTTGGTGTTAGAATACCAACCCAAAGAATTACTTCTAGGATGGAAGGACCCAAATCCACTGATAACATCTGGAGATTGGACTTCTTACAAACAAAAGGGGATTCAAGTTCGATTGGATCCTGTTCTTGCGAATACATCCTTACCCTTTTTACAAGGGTTTCTCAAACGAATGAAAACTGGATCCCCTTGGGTATGGATCAAAGTTGCTACTTCGAAAGAAGGAAATTATACAAGTTCTGATTATCAAAAAGAAAGAGTCAGTGGCGAAGACTCGGACTTATATCTGCAATTGTTACGTGGGAAATTTGATGCAGTAGCTGTGGGTCCCAATACATTAAAAGTCGACGAACCATCATTAAATTTTAGAATCACTGATTCTATGGTTGAGAAAGCTGGAATTCTAAAACGAGTTACGGATCTTATTCCATTTTTTGACGCAGCTAGCCATTTGTTTTCTGCACTATCCCAGTGGGGAAAAGAATCTGTTGCAACTCACCAATTAGAAGAAGAAAAATACCAACCTTACCGAGTCTTTGTCTTGGATTCTAAAACCCTTCCCAGTGAGTCGTTTTGGAAAAAACAAGAAGAACTGACCGAACGGTATGGGAAAAAACTATGCCTTTTTTTCTTGCTAAACAATGAGAATGGTGTTGGTGTTCGGAATGGTTTACCAGATCCAATCAAATCTAAAATTGAAACCCTTTCTCTCCATCCTGTATTTTCACTAGGAAAAACGGATGGGAATTCCTTCTTACAAACATTGGGTAAAATTGGTATTAATACAGTGTTATGTGAGGCAGGGAGTTTTTTCCCAAATTTTTTAGAGGAAGAACTCGCAGAGGAAGATTGTATTTTGGAGATACGGAATTTGGAAAAATCGATTCCCTATGGAATTCCGTTTTTGTATTATAATGAACCAATTCATTCTGAATTTTCGATTGGTTCCAATTCTATTTTCATTCGGAAACCAAAAAGGAGAATTTAA
- a CDS encoding riboflavin synthase, with the protein MFTGLVETLGKVIQIEPIDSGIQFTVVTEWENPDIKLGDSIAINGACMTVTKFSELGNIFQFYASFKSLELTNLSRLGEGSVVNLERAMAMGQRFGGHMVQGHVDGVAKVISRKQIENEVEEFWVEIPEDLRRFFVKKGSVTLDGISLTVVEIEDGKIQLILIPETMQKTNAKFWKVDGKLNVEVDVLAKYIENYLAKRGES; encoded by the coding sequence ATGTTTACAGGCCTTGTTGAAACTCTTGGAAAAGTCATCCAAATTGAACCCATTGATTCTGGGATCCAATTTACTGTTGTTACAGAATGGGAGAATCCTGATATAAAATTAGGTGATTCCATTGCTATAAATGGTGCTTGTATGACAGTTACCAAATTTTCTGAATTGGGGAATATTTTCCAATTTTATGCTTCTTTTAAGTCTTTGGAACTAACCAACTTATCGAGATTAGGAGAAGGATCTGTTGTCAATCTAGAACGAGCTATGGCCATGGGACAACGGTTTGGTGGTCACATGGTCCAAGGCCATGTTGATGGAGTTGCAAAAGTCATCAGCCGAAAACAAATTGAAAACGAAGTGGAAGAGTTTTGGGTGGAAATTCCAGAAGACCTACGCAGGTTTTTTGTAAAAAAAGGATCCGTCACATTGGATGGAATTAGCCTAACCGTTGTAGAGATTGAAGATGGAAAAATCCAACTCATCCTCATTCCCGAAACCATGCAAAAAACAAATGCGAAGTTTTGGAAAGTAGATGGAAAACTCAATGTAGAAGTGGATGTACTTGCCAAATACATTGAAAACTATTTGGCAAAAAGAGGGGAATCGTAA
- a CDS encoding STAS domain-containing protein, translating to MELKLNTTGKIKTIEIAGKFDIESTEEFESIFNKLIESSPSLVSIEMSRLDYIDSSGIGSLIKSLNSLKNKKGKLLLVGMKPMIQNVFKLAKLDMFFEILSSSDFQTRYVDGDSDDSDIDDLLKRN from the coding sequence TTGGAGCTAAAATTAAACACCACAGGGAAGATCAAAACGATAGAAATCGCAGGTAAGTTTGATATCGAATCAACAGAAGAATTTGAATCGATTTTTAACAAACTCATCGAATCCAGTCCAAGTCTTGTTTCGATCGAAATGAGCCGGCTGGATTACATTGACTCTTCCGGAATTGGATCTCTCATCAAAAGTCTCAATTCCTTAAAAAATAAAAAAGGAAAACTCCTCCTTGTTGGAATGAAACCCATGATCCAAAATGTTTTCAAACTGGCAAAACTCGATATGTTTTTTGAGATTCTGAGTAGTTCCGATTTTCAAACAAGATATGTCGACGGGGATTCTGATGATTCCGATATCGACGATTTATTAAAAAGAAATTAA
- a CDS encoding bifunctional 3,4-dihydroxy-2-butanone-4-phosphate synthase/GTP cyclohydrolase II codes for MIRPIEEAIEEIRQGKMIILVDSEDRENEGDLVCASQFADKDKINFMATHGRGLICVPMERERLQSLGLGKMVDDLSLGDKHGTAFTVSVDAKQGTTTGISAHDRAKTVEVLLDPNTKPDDLMRPGHLFPLQAVTGGVLRRAGHTEAAVDLSKLAGLYPSGVICEIMNDDGSMARIPDLEKFAKTHGLNIYTIEDLIRYRRHKEKLIHLEVEANLPTEFGDFKIKAYSTQIDDKIHMALVKGEIDPNKPVLVRVHSECLTGDIFSSQRCDCGPQLHNALRMIEKEGTGVLLYMRQEGRGIGIINKLKAYSLQEGGLDTVEANEKLGFAPDLREYGIGAQILRDIGVKQMKLITNNPRKIVGLEGYNLHVTERVPIEIDPVEENSRYLQTKKTKLGHLLNLHG; via the coding sequence ATGATACGTCCGATCGAAGAAGCAATCGAAGAAATCCGCCAAGGCAAAATGATCATCCTCGTCGACTCTGAAGACAGGGAAAATGAAGGAGATTTGGTCTGCGCTTCCCAATTTGCAGACAAAGACAAAATCAACTTTATGGCGACCCATGGACGGGGACTGATTTGTGTCCCAATGGAGAGAGAAAGGTTACAGAGCTTGGGTCTTGGCAAAATGGTCGATGATTTATCCCTCGGTGACAAACATGGAACTGCCTTTACTGTTTCTGTTGATGCCAAACAGGGAACCACAACAGGAATCTCTGCTCATGACAGAGCAAAAACAGTTGAAGTTTTACTCGATCCAAATACAAAACCGGATGACTTGATGCGTCCAGGTCATTTATTTCCCTTACAAGCCGTGACTGGTGGTGTTTTACGAAGAGCGGGTCATACCGAAGCAGCTGTCGACTTATCTAAGTTAGCAGGTCTTTATCCAAGTGGTGTTATTTGTGAAATCATGAATGATGATGGATCAATGGCAAGGATTCCTGATTTGGAAAAATTTGCAAAAACTCATGGTCTGAATATTTATACCATCGAAGACCTCATCCGATACCGTCGTCATAAAGAAAAACTCATTCACTTAGAAGTAGAAGCAAATCTCCCAACCGAGTTTGGTGATTTTAAAATCAAAGCATATTCCACTCAGATTGATGATAAAATTCATATGGCTCTTGTGAAAGGTGAAATCGATCCAAATAAACCAGTACTCGTGAGAGTACATAGCGAATGTTTGACGGGGGATATTTTCTCTTCTCAACGATGTGATTGTGGACCTCAACTTCATAACGCCCTTCGAATGATTGAAAAAGAAGGAACTGGTGTCCTACTTTACATGAGACAAGAAGGACGTGGGATTGGAATCATCAATAAACTAAAGGCGTATTCCTTACAAGAAGGTGGCCTGGATACAGTAGAAGCCAATGAAAAATTAGGATTTGCTCCTGACCTTAGGGAATATGGAATTGGAGCACAAATCCTACGAGACATCGGGGTAAAACAGATGAAACTCATCACGAATAACCCTCGTAAAATTGTGGGACTTGAAGGATACAATTTGCATGTTACGGAAAGAGTGCCAATTGAAATTGATCCAGTGGAAGAAAATTCTCGTTATTTACAGACGAAAAAAACAAAGTTAGGCCATTTACTCAACCTGCACGGTTAA
- the pdxH gene encoding pyridoxamine 5'-phosphate oxidase, which yields MNDLAHMRQTYKRSVLSENTAGTDPLALFSLWFSEAKEEGEPEPNAMSLATVDKDGQPSVRIVLLKGLIRNEFQFFTNYHSDKGKNIRENNRVALNFFWPKLERQIRIEGIAVKIPKEESEHYFAIRPRESQIGAHTSNQSSVVPSREYLEEKFASLSKEWEGKEIPMPEFWGGYSVSPIKIEFWQGRVGRLHDRILFEKQKHEWLRSRLSP from the coding sequence ATGAATGACCTAGCACATATGCGCCAAACTTACAAACGTTCTGTCCTTTCAGAAAACACAGCTGGAACTGATCCTTTGGCACTGTTTTCCCTTTGGTTTTCCGAAGCAAAAGAGGAAGGAGAACCAGAACCCAATGCTATGAGCCTAGCCACGGTAGACAAAGATGGACAACCAAGCGTACGAATTGTACTTCTAAAAGGCCTTATCCGTAATGAATTTCAATTTTTCACGAACTACCATTCTGATAAAGGGAAAAACATCAGAGAAAACAATCGAGTGGCTTTGAATTTTTTTTGGCCAAAACTAGAAAGGCAAATTCGCATTGAAGGGATTGCCGTTAAGATCCCAAAAGAAGAATCAGAACATTATTTTGCAATTCGCCCTAGAGAATCCCAAATTGGAGCCCATACATCAAACCAAAGTTCGGTGGTACCATCTAGAGAATATTTAGAAGAAAAATTTGCCTCACTTTCCAAAGAATGGGAAGGAAAGGAAATTCCGATGCCAGAGTTTTGGGGAGGTTATTCTGTATCCCCTATCAAAATCGAATTTTGGCAAGGAAGAGTTGGGAGATTACACGATCGCATTTTATTTGAAAAACAAAAACACGAGTGGCTTAGGTCAAGGCTCTCCCCTTAA
- a CDS encoding prepilin peptidase, giving the protein MDFFETTNWFFLWNLSTVTILFLFGGALASFYTTLADRILYYCYEKGRKEFQGFNRWRVIFTQPSHCPECKTPINKLYLVPILGWFLTKGKCDHCQINVPKLYPLSEFLFGIIAVVVYSISDSLFGTICLLFLFGHLLISMMTDAKKLSLDYENLPFLFGFGFLSNFLLFGETIGLEHLFVYLSFFAFYLVIYLVIRGGTGLGDVLFSPVFAAIAGNPFWMVYLNTSYLLAVTFSLVLRKKGEPLKGTKVPMGLYFSIGLFFTFFCKLIVHNYEWEGFSDLWNQ; this is encoded by the coding sequence GTGGACTTTTTTGAAACTACAAATTGGTTTTTTCTTTGGAATCTTTCCACAGTTACCATCTTGTTTTTGTTTGGTGGTGCACTTGCTAGTTTTTATACCACACTCGCTGACCGAATTTTATACTACTGTTATGAAAAAGGAAGAAAGGAATTCCAAGGTTTCAATCGCTGGAGGGTGATTTTTACACAACCGAGCCACTGCCCTGAATGTAAAACTCCGATAAACAAACTCTATTTAGTTCCCATTCTTGGTTGGTTTTTAACGAAAGGAAAATGTGATCATTGTCAGATCAACGTTCCCAAACTTTACCCACTATCTGAATTTTTATTTGGAATCATTGCAGTGGTTGTGTATTCCATTTCTGATTCCCTTTTTGGTACAATTTGCCTTCTATTTTTATTTGGCCACCTTCTCATTTCCATGATGACGGATGCAAAAAAATTATCTCTCGATTATGAAAACCTTCCCTTCCTTTTCGGTTTTGGATTTTTGTCGAACTTCCTTTTGTTTGGTGAAACCATTGGACTCGAACATTTGTTTGTGTATTTGAGTTTTTTCGCTTTTTATCTTGTCATCTATCTCGTGATTCGTGGTGGGACAGGCCTTGGGGACGTGCTCTTTTCACCTGTTTTTGCGGCCATTGCAGGGAATCCCTTTTGGATGGTGTATCTGAATACATCCTATCTACTTGCAGTTACTTTTAGTTTGGTACTCCGAAAAAAAGGAGAACCACTCAAAGGAACAAAAGTTCCCATGGGACTCTATTTTTCGATTGGTCTCTTTTTTACTTTTTTTTGCAAACTCATCGTTCACAATTATGAATGGGAAGGATTTTCAGATTTATGGAACCAATGA